A region from the Pseudomonas cucumis genome encodes:
- the glmS gene encoding glutamine--fructose-6-phosphate transaminase (isomerizing) — translation MCGIVGAVAERNITAILLEGLKRLEYRGYDSAGVAVYTNDEKLLRTRRPGKVSELEQALIEEPLVGRLGIAHTRWATHGAPCERNAHPHFSGDLAVVHNGIIENHEVLREQLQALGHVFTSDTDTEVIAHLLHEKLKLQPDLTVALKATVQELHGAYGLAVISALQPDRLVAARSGSPLVIGLGMGENFLASDQLALRQVTDRFMYLEEGDIAEIRRDSVQIWDIDGALVERESVQYRDGAEAADKGEFRHYMLKEIHEQPVVVQRTLEGRLSHNQVLVEAFGPGAAELFAKVRNVQIVACGTSYHAGMVARYWLEELAGIPCQVEVASEFRYRKVVVQPDTLFVSISQSGETADTLAALRNAKELGFLASLAICNVGISSLVRESDLTLLTQAGREIGVASTKAFTTQLVGLLLLTLSLGQVRGTLAEGVEATLVEELRRLPTRLGEALAMDSTVEKIAELFAEKNHTLFLGRGAQFPVAMEGALKLKEISYIHAEAYPAGELKHGPLALVDNDMPVVTVAPNNELLEKLKSNLQEVRARGGELVVFADEQAGMTNGEGTHVVQMPHIHDILSPILYTIPLQLLSYYVAVLKGTDVDQPRNLAKSVTVE, via the coding sequence ATGTGTGGAATTGTCGGTGCAGTCGCAGAACGTAACATTACCGCCATCCTGCTCGAAGGCCTCAAGCGCCTGGAATACCGTGGCTATGACAGTGCCGGTGTGGCGGTGTACACCAACGATGAAAAGCTCTTGCGCACGCGTCGTCCGGGCAAGGTCAGCGAGTTGGAACAGGCGCTGATCGAAGAGCCTCTGGTCGGCCGTCTGGGCATTGCCCACACCCGCTGGGCGACCCACGGCGCGCCGTGTGAACGCAATGCTCACCCGCATTTCTCAGGCGATCTGGCGGTGGTGCACAACGGCATCATCGAGAACCATGAAGTCCTGCGCGAGCAACTCCAGGCTTTGGGCCATGTGTTCACGTCGGACACCGACACTGAAGTCATCGCGCATCTGCTCCACGAAAAACTCAAGCTTCAACCCGACCTGACGGTGGCCCTGAAAGCGACCGTGCAAGAGCTGCACGGTGCTTACGGCCTGGCGGTGATCAGCGCCCTTCAACCGGATCGCCTGGTGGCGGCCCGCAGTGGCAGCCCATTGGTGATCGGTCTGGGTATGGGTGAGAACTTCCTGGCCTCCGACCAGTTGGCGCTACGTCAGGTGACCGACCGCTTCATGTACCTGGAAGAAGGCGATATCGCCGAAATTCGCCGCGACAGCGTGCAGATCTGGGACATCGATGGCGCGCTCGTCGAGCGTGAAAGCGTTCAGTACCGCGACGGTGCCGAAGCTGCTGACAAGGGCGAATTTCGCCATTACATGCTCAAGGAAATTCACGAGCAACCAGTCGTAGTGCAGCGCACTCTCGAAGGTCGCCTGAGCCATAACCAGGTGCTGGTCGAGGCATTCGGCCCAGGAGCTGCCGAGCTGTTCGCCAAGGTGCGCAATGTACAGATCGTCGCCTGCGGCACCAGTTACCACGCCGGCATGGTTGCCCGTTACTGGCTCGAAGAACTGGCTGGCATCCCATGTCAGGTCGAAGTCGCCAGCGAATTCCGCTATCGCAAGGTAGTGGTGCAGCCGGACACCCTGTTCGTGAGCATCTCCCAGTCCGGTGAAACCGCCGACACTTTGGCCGCGCTGCGCAATGCCAAAGAGCTGGGTTTCCTCGCCAGCCTGGCAATCTGCAACGTCGGCATCAGCTCTCTGGTACGCGAATCGGACCTGACGTTGCTGACCCAGGCCGGTCGCGAAATCGGCGTGGCCTCGACCAAAGCCTTTACCACTCAACTGGTTGGCCTGCTGTTGCTGACCCTGTCTCTGGGTCAGGTTCGCGGTACGTTGGCCGAAGGCGTAGAAGCCACACTGGTCGAAGAACTGCGTCGCTTGCCGACCCGCTTGGGCGAAGCCCTGGCCATGGACAGCACCGTGGAGAAAATCGCCGAGCTGTTCGCCGAGAAGAACCACACGCTGTTCCTCGGTCGCGGCGCGCAATTCCCGGTGGCGATGGAAGGGGCCCTCAAGCTCAAGGAAATCTCTTACATCCACGCGGAAGCCTATCCGGCGGGCGAACTGAAACATGGTCCGCTGGCGCTTGTGGATAACGACATGCCGGTGGTCACCGTGGCGCCGAACAACGAGTTGCTGGAGAAGCTGAAGTCCAACCTCCAGGAAGTCCGCGCCCGTGGCGGTGAACTGGTCGTCTTCGCCGACGAGCAGGCCGGCATGACCAATGGCGAAGGCACTCATGTCGTCCAGATGCCGCACATCCACGACATCCTGTCGCCGATCCTCTACACCATTCCGCTGCAGCTGCTCTCATACTACGTCGCTGTATTGAAAGGTACTGACGTTGACCAGCCGCGTAACTTGGCGAAGTCGGTGACTGTGGAATAA
- the atpB gene encoding F0F1 ATP synthase subunit A: protein MAETTASGYIQHHLQNLTFGQHPTGGWGFAHTAAEAKEMGFWAFHVDTLGWSVALGLIFVLLFRMAAKKATSGQPGALQNFVEVLVEFVDGSVKDSFHGRSPVIAPLALTIFVWVFLMNAVDLIPVDWIPQVAMLISGDAHIPFRAVSTTDPNATLGMALSVFALIIFYSIKVKGIGGFIGELTLHPFGSKNIFVQALLIPVNFLLEFVTLIAKPISLALRLFGNMYAGELVFILIAVMFGSGLLWLSGLGVVLQWAWAVFHILIITLQAFIFMMLTIVYLSMAHEENH, encoded by the coding sequence ATGGCAGAGACAACCGCTTCGGGCTATATCCAGCACCACTTGCAGAACCTGACCTTCGGTCAGCACCCAACTGGCGGGTGGGGTTTTGCCCACACCGCAGCAGAAGCCAAAGAAATGGGCTTCTGGGCTTTCCACGTCGATACTCTCGGCTGGTCGGTCGCGTTGGGTCTGATTTTCGTTCTTCTTTTCCGCATGGCGGCAAAGAAGGCGACTTCCGGTCAGCCTGGTGCTTTGCAGAACTTCGTTGAAGTATTGGTCGAATTCGTCGATGGCAGCGTGAAAGACAGCTTCCATGGCCGTAGCCCGGTGATTGCACCGCTGGCGCTGACCATCTTCGTCTGGGTCTTCCTGATGAACGCCGTCGACCTGATTCCGGTTGACTGGATTCCTCAAGTGGCCATGTTGATCTCCGGCGACGCGCACATCCCGTTCCGCGCCGTATCGACCACTGACCCGAACGCTACCCTGGGCATGGCCCTGTCGGTATTCGCGTTGATCATTTTCTACAGCATCAAGGTCAAGGGTATCGGCGGTTTCATCGGCGAACTGACCCTGCACCCGTTCGGCAGCAAGAACATCTTCGTTCAAGCCCTGCTGATTCCGGTGAACTTCCTGCTTGAGTTCGTGACTCTGATTGCCAAGCCAATCTCGTTGGCACTGCGTCTGTTCGGCAACATGTATGCCGGCGAACTGGTCTTCATTCTGATTGCTGTGATGTTCGGCAGCGGTCTGCTCTGGCTTAGCGGCCTGGGCGTAGTTCTGCAGTGGGCGTGGGCTGTGTTCCACATCCTGATCATCACCCTGCAGGCGTTTATCTTCATGATGCTGACCATCGTTTACCTGTCGATGGCGCACGAAGAGAACCATTAA
- the atpG gene encoding F0F1 ATP synthase subunit gamma gives MAGAKEIRSKIASIKSTQKITSAMEKVAVSKMRKAQMRMAASRPYAERIRQVIGHLANANPEYRHPFMIDREVKRVGYVVVSSDRGLCGGLNTNLFKALVKDMAVNRENGVEIDLCVVGSKGAAFFRNFGGNVVAAISHLGEEPSINDLIGSVKVMLDAYLDGRIDRLSVVSNKFVNTMTQLPTVEQLIPLVATADQELKHHWDYLYEPDAKELLDGLMVRYVESQVYQAVVENNAAEQAARMIAMKNATDNAGDLISDLQLVYNKARQAAITQEISEIVGGAAAV, from the coding sequence ATGGCAGGCGCAAAAGAGATTCGCAGTAAGATTGCGAGCATCAAAAGCACGCAAAAGATTACCAGCGCCATGGAAAAAGTGGCGGTCAGTAAAATGCGCAAGGCACAAATGCGCATGGCTGCTAGCCGTCCTTACGCGGAGCGCATCCGCCAGGTTATTGGCCATCTGGCCAACGCCAACCCGGAATATCGCCACCCATTCATGATCGACCGTGAAGTAAAGCGCGTCGGTTACGTTGTGGTGAGCAGTGACCGTGGTCTGTGTGGTGGCTTGAACACCAACCTGTTCAAGGCCCTGGTCAAGGACATGGCGGTAAACCGCGAAAACGGCGTCGAGATTGATCTGTGTGTAGTGGGTAGCAAGGGTGCGGCTTTCTTCCGTAACTTCGGCGGTAACGTCGTTGCAGCTATCAGCCACCTGGGTGAAGAGCCGTCGATCAATGACTTGATCGGCAGCGTCAAGGTGATGCTGGATGCCTACCTGGACGGCCGTATTGACCGCCTGTCCGTGGTGTCCAACAAGTTCGTCAACACCATGACGCAATTGCCTACCGTGGAGCAGTTGATTCCACTGGTGGCAACCGCAGATCAAGAACTCAAGCACCACTGGGATTATCTGTACGAACCGGACGCCAAAGAGCTGCTTGATGGCTTGATGGTCCGCTACGTGGAGTCGCAGGTCTACCAGGCGGTGGTCGAGAACAACGCGGCTGAACAAGCTGCGCGGATGATCGCGATGAAGAACGCTACCGACAACGCCGGTGATTTGATCAGCGATTTGCAGCTGGTCTACAACAAGGCGCGTCAGGCTGCGATCACCCAAGAGATCTCGGAAATCGTCGGCGGCGCTGCCGCGGTTTAA
- the atpA gene encoding F0F1 ATP synthase subunit alpha, whose product MQQLNPSEISEIIKGRIDKLDVTSQARNEGTVVSVSDGIVRIHGLADVMYGEMIEFPGGVFGMALNLEQDSVGAVVLGSYQSLAEGMSAKCTGRILEVPVGKELLGRVVDALGNPVDGKGPLNNTETDAVEKVAPGVIWRKSVDQPVQTGYKAVDAMIPVGRGQRELIIGDRQIGKTALAIDAIINQKNSGIFCVYVAIGQKQSTIANVVRKLEENGALANTIVVAASASESAALQFLAPYSGCTMGEFFRDRGEDALIVYDDLSKQAVAYRQISLLLRRPPGREAYPGDVFYLHSRLLERASRVSEEYVEKFTNGAVTGKTGSLTALPIIETQAGDVSAFVPTNVISITDGQIFLESAMFNSGIRPAVNAGVSVSRVGGAAQTKIIKKLSGGIRTALAQYRELAAFAQFASDLDEATRKQLEHGQRVTELMKQKQYAPMSIADMALSLYAAERGFLTDVEIAKIGSFEQALIAFFNRDHADLMAKINVKGDFNDEIDAGLKAGIEKFKATQTW is encoded by the coding sequence ATGCAGCAACTCAATCCTTCCGAAATAAGTGAAATTATCAAGGGCCGCATCGACAAGCTCGATGTGACCTCCCAAGCCCGTAACGAAGGCACTGTCGTCAGCGTATCTGACGGTATCGTGCGGATTCACGGTCTGGCCGACGTTATGTACGGCGAGATGATCGAGTTTCCGGGCGGCGTCTTCGGTATGGCTCTCAACCTCGAGCAAGACTCTGTAGGTGCCGTTGTATTGGGCTCCTACCAGTCTCTGGCTGAAGGCATGAGCGCCAAGTGCACCGGCCGCATCCTCGAAGTTCCGGTTGGTAAGGAACTGCTGGGTCGCGTAGTCGACGCGCTGGGTAACCCAGTTGACGGCAAAGGTCCGCTGAACAACACCGAGACCGATGCGGTCGAGAAAGTTGCTCCAGGCGTGATCTGGCGTAAGTCGGTAGACCAGCCTGTACAGACTGGCTACAAGGCTGTCGATGCCATGATCCCTGTCGGCCGTGGCCAGCGTGAGCTGATCATCGGTGACCGTCAGATCGGTAAAACCGCTCTGGCGATCGACGCGATCATCAACCAGAAAAACAGCGGCATTTTCTGCGTCTACGTTGCAATCGGTCAGAAACAATCGACCATCGCCAACGTGGTTCGCAAGCTGGAAGAAAACGGCGCACTGGCTAACACCATCGTCGTGGCGGCGAGCGCTTCGGAATCTGCAGCACTGCAATTCCTGGCACCGTACTCCGGTTGCACCATGGGTGAATTCTTCCGCGACCGCGGTGAAGACGCGCTGATCGTTTATGACGATCTGTCCAAGCAAGCAGTGGCTTACCGCCAGATTTCCCTGCTGCTGCGCCGTCCACCAGGCCGTGAAGCTTACCCAGGCGACGTGTTCTATCTCCACTCCCGTCTGCTGGAGCGCGCATCCCGCGTTTCGGAAGAATACGTAGAGAAGTTCACCAACGGCGCAGTGACCGGCAAAACCGGTTCCCTGACCGCACTGCCGATCATCGAAACCCAGGCTGGCGACGTTTCCGCGTTCGTTCCGACCAACGTGATTTCCATCACCGACGGTCAGATCTTCCTGGAATCGGCCATGTTCAACTCCGGGATCCGTCCTGCTGTGAACGCCGGTGTTTCGGTATCCCGTGTGGGTGGTGCCGCTCAGACCAAGATCATCAAGAAGCTGTCCGGTGGTATCCGTACCGCTCTGGCTCAGTACCGTGAACTGGCGGCATTCGCCCAGTTCGCTTCTGACCTGGACGAAGCGACCCGTAAGCAACTTGAGCATGGTCAGCGCGTTACCGAGCTGATGAAGCAGAAGCAATACGCACCAATGTCGATCGCTGACATGGCGCTGTCGCTGTATGCCGCTGAGCGTGGGTTCCTGACTGACGTCGAAATCGCCAAGATCGGCAGCTTTGAACAAGCGCTGATTGCTTTCTTCAACCGCGATCACGCCGATTTGATGGCGAAGATCAACGTGAAGGGTGACTTCAATGACGAAATCGACGCTGGCCTGAAAGCCGGTATCGAGAAGTTCAAGGCCACCCAAACCTGGTAA
- a CDS encoding F0F1 ATP synthase subunit delta codes for MAELTTLARPYAKAAFEHAQAHQQLASWSAMLGLAAAVSQDDTMQRVLKAPRLTSANKAATFIDVCGDKFDAKAQNFINVVAENDRLPLLPEISALFDLYKAEQEKSVDVEVTSAFALNQEQQDKLAKVLSARLNREVRLQVEEDKSLIGGIVIRAGDLVIDGSVRGKLANLAEALKS; via the coding sequence ATGGCAGAATTGACCACGTTGGCCCGACCTTACGCTAAGGCAGCCTTCGAGCACGCCCAGGCCCACCAGCAACTGGCCTCTTGGTCAGCCATGCTCGGCCTGGCTGCAGCAGTGTCGCAAGACGACACCATGCAGCGCGTGCTCAAGGCCCCGCGACTGACGAGCGCAAACAAGGCCGCCACGTTTATTGACGTGTGCGGCGACAAGTTTGATGCCAAGGCACAGAACTTCATTAACGTCGTTGCCGAAAACGACCGTCTCCCGCTTTTGCCGGAGATATCCGCTCTGTTCGACCTGTACAAGGCTGAACAAGAGAAGTCGGTAGACGTTGAAGTGACCAGTGCTTTTGCATTGAACCAAGAACAGCAAGACAAACTCGCCAAGGTTCTCAGTGCACGACTCAACCGGGAAGTGCGCCTGCAAGTCGAGGAAGACAAATCCCTGATTGGGGGCATTGTCATCCGCGCCGGCGACCTGGTTATCGATGGCTCGGTTCGCGGCAAACTCGCGAACCTTGCCGAAGCATTGAAATCTTGA
- the atpE gene encoding F0F1 ATP synthase subunit C, translating to METVVGLTAIAVALLIGLGALGTAIGFGLLGGKFLEGAARQPEMVPMLQVKMFIVAGLLDAVTMIGVGIALFFTFANPFVGQLAG from the coding sequence ATGGAAACTGTAGTTGGTCTAACCGCTATCGCTGTTGCACTGTTGATCGGCCTGGGCGCACTGGGTACCGCAATTGGTTTCGGCCTGTTGGGCGGCAAGTTCCTGGAAGGCGCAGCGCGTCAACCAGAAATGGTTCCAATGCTGCAAGTTAAAATGTTCATCGTTGCCGGTCTGCTCGACGCCGTGACCATGATCGGTGTTGGTATCGCTCTGTTCTTCACCTTCGCGAACCCATTCGTTGGTCAACTCGCTGGCTAA
- a CDS encoding DeoR/GlpR family DNA-binding transcription regulator: MSKRNTPQRRHNILALLNEQGEVSVDELAKRFETSEVTIRKDLAALESNGLLLRRYGGAVTMPQELVADLGQPVSKYKQAIARAAVTRIREHARIIIDSGSTTAAMIPELGQQPGLVVMTNSLHVANALSELEHEPVLLMTGGTWDPHSESFQGQVAEQVLRSYDFDQLFIGADGIDLVRGTTTFNELLGLSRVMAEVAREVIVMVEADKIGRKIPNLELPWSSVHTLITDDRLPLEARDQIQARGINLICAAVSQEN; encoded by the coding sequence ATGTCGAAGCGCAACACGCCCCAACGCCGCCACAACATCCTCGCCTTGCTCAATGAGCAGGGGGAAGTCAGTGTGGATGAGCTGGCCAAGCGCTTCGAAACCTCGGAAGTTACGATTCGCAAGGACTTGGCAGCGCTTGAAAGCAACGGTCTGTTGCTGCGTCGTTATGGCGGGGCGGTCACCATGCCTCAGGAACTGGTCGCCGATCTCGGCCAACCGGTTTCCAAGTACAAGCAGGCCATTGCCCGCGCCGCTGTCACGCGGATCCGCGAGCATGCGCGAATCATCATCGACAGCGGCAGCACCACCGCGGCGATGATCCCGGAACTCGGCCAGCAACCGGGTCTGGTGGTTATGACCAACTCCCTGCATGTCGCCAACGCTTTGAGCGAACTCGAGCATGAGCCGGTGCTGCTGATGACCGGGGGGACCTGGGACCCGCATTCCGAGTCCTTCCAGGGTCAGGTGGCCGAGCAAGTACTACGCTCATATGACTTTGATCAGCTATTTATCGGTGCCGATGGCATCGATCTGGTGCGCGGGACCACCACCTTCAATGAATTGCTGGGCTTGAGCCGCGTTATGGCCGAGGTTGCCCGCGAAGTGATCGTGATGGTCGAGGCCGACAAGATCGGCCGCAAAATCCCCAATCTGGAGCTGCCGTGGAGCAGCGTCCATACCCTCATCACCGATGATCGCCTGCCCCTGGAAGCACGCGATCAGATTCAGGCCCGCGGCATTAATTTGATCTGCGCCGCCGTCAGTCAGGAGAACTAG
- a CDS encoding F0F1 ATP synthase subunit B, whose amino-acid sequence MNINATLIGQSVAFLIFVLFCMKFVWPPVIAALHERQKKIADGLDAAARAARDLELAQDKAGQQLREAKAQAAEIIEQAKKRGNQIVEEAVEKARIDADRVKVQAQAEIEQELNSVKDALRAQLGALAVGGAEKILGATIDQNAHAELVNKLAAEI is encoded by the coding sequence GTGAACATTAATGCAACCCTGATTGGCCAGTCCGTTGCGTTCTTAATTTTTGTACTTTTTTGCATGAAGTTCGTATGGCCTCCGGTCATCGCGGCTTTGCACGAACGTCAGAAGAAGATCGCGGATGGACTGGACGCTGCCGCCCGAGCAGCTCGCGACCTGGAGTTGGCCCAAGATAAAGCGGGTCAACAACTGCGCGAAGCGAAAGCTCAGGCAGCTGAAATCATTGAGCAAGCCAAGAAACGCGGTAACCAGATCGTTGAAGAGGCTGTTGAAAAAGCCCGTATCGACGCTGACCGTGTGAAGGTTCAGGCTCAGGCCGAGATCGAGCAGGAACTGAACAGTGTCAAAGACGCGCTGCGTGCCCAACTGGGTGCACTGGCTGTCGGCGGCGCCGAGAAGATCCTGGGTGCCACAATCGATCAAAACGCGCACGCGGAGCTGGTAAACAAACTGGCTGCTGAAATTTAA
- the atpD gene encoding F0F1 ATP synthase subunit beta codes for MSSGRIVQIIGAVIDVEFPRDSVPSIYNALKVVSAAETTLEVQQQLGDGVVRTIAMGSTEGLKRGLEVTDSGAAISVPVGKATLGRIMDVLGNPIDEAGPIDTEERWGIHRPAPTFAEQAGGNDLLETGIKVIDLVCPFAKGGKVGLFGGAGVGKTVNMMELIRNIAIEHSGYSVFAGVGERTREGNDFYHEMKDSNVLDKVALVYGQMNEPPGNRLRVALTGLTMAEKFRDEGNDVLLFVDNIYRYTLAGTEVSALLGRMPSAVGYQPTLAEEMGTLQERITSTKNGSITSIQAVYVPADDLTDPSPATTFAHLDATVVLSRDIASLGIYPAVDPLDSTSRQLDPNVIGQDHYDTARGVQYVLQRYKELKDIIAILGMDELSEADKQLVNRARKIQRFLSQPFFVAEVFTGASGKYVSLKDTIAGFKGILNGDYDHLPEQAFYMVGGIEEAIEKAKKL; via the coding sequence ATGAGTAGCGGACGTATCGTTCAAATCATCGGCGCCGTTATCGACGTGGAATTTCCACGCGACAGCGTACCGAGCATCTACAACGCGCTGAAAGTAGTGAGCGCGGCCGAAACCACCCTGGAAGTTCAGCAACAGCTGGGCGACGGCGTGGTTCGTACCATTGCGATGGGTTCCACCGAGGGCTTGAAGCGCGGTCTGGAAGTCACCGACTCCGGCGCAGCCATCTCCGTACCAGTCGGTAAAGCGACCCTGGGCCGGATCATGGACGTTCTGGGTAACCCGATCGACGAAGCTGGCCCGATCGACACCGAAGAGCGCTGGGGCATTCACCGTCCTGCGCCAACCTTCGCTGAACAAGCGGGCGGCAACGACCTGCTGGAAACCGGCATCAAGGTTATCGACCTGGTTTGCCCGTTCGCCAAGGGTGGTAAAGTCGGTCTGTTCGGTGGTGCCGGTGTAGGCAAAACCGTAAACATGATGGAACTGATCCGTAACATCGCCATCGAGCACAGCGGTTATTCCGTGTTCGCCGGTGTGGGTGAGCGTACTCGTGAGGGTAACGACTTCTACCACGAGATGAAGGATTCCAACGTTCTGGACAAAGTGGCACTGGTTTACGGTCAGATGAACGAGCCGCCGGGTAACCGTCTGCGCGTAGCACTGACCGGCCTGACCATGGCCGAGAAGTTCCGTGACGAAGGTAACGACGTTCTGCTATTCGTCGACAACATCTATCGTTACACCCTGGCCGGTACTGAAGTATCCGCACTGCTGGGCCGTATGCCTTCTGCAGTAGGTTACCAGCCGACCCTGGCCGAAGAGATGGGTACTCTGCAAGAGCGTATCACTTCGACCAAAAACGGTTCGATCACCTCGATCCAGGCGGTATACGTACCGGCGGATGACTTGACTGACCCGTCGCCAGCGACCACCTTCGCCCACTTGGACGCCACTGTCGTTCTGTCCCGTGACATCGCTTCCCTGGGTATCTACCCGGCGGTCGATCCACTCGACTCGACTTCGCGCCAGCTGGACCCGAACGTAATCGGCCAGGACCACTACGACACCGCTCGCGGCGTACAGTATGTTCTGCAGCGTTACAAAGAACTGAAGGACATCATTGCGATCCTGGGTATGGACGAGCTGTCGGAAGCCGACAAGCAGTTGGTAAACCGTGCTCGTAAGATCCAGCGTTTCTTGTCGCAGCCGTTCTTCGTGGCTGAAGTCTTCACCGGTGCTTCGGGTAAATACGTTTCCCTGAAAGACACCATTGCTGGCTTCAAAGGCATCCTCAACGGTGACTACGACCACCTGCCAGAACAAGCGTTCTACATGGTCGGCGGCATCGAAGAAGCGATCGAGAAAGCCAAGAAACTGTAA
- a CDS encoding F0F1 ATP synthase subunit epsilon has product MAMTVHCDIVSAEGEIFSGLVEMVVAHGALGDLGIALGHAPLITNLKPGPIRLIKQGGEEEVYYISGGFLEVQPNMVKVLADTVQRAADLDEASAQEAVKAAEKALHERGAEFDYGSAAARLAEAAAQLRTVQQIRKKFGH; this is encoded by the coding sequence ATGGCTATGACAGTCCATTGCGATATCGTCAGCGCGGAAGGGGAAATCTTTTCCGGCCTGGTCGAGATGGTGGTTGCGCACGGTGCACTGGGTGATCTTGGTATCGCCTTGGGTCACGCGCCGCTGATCACTAATCTCAAGCCGGGTCCTATCCGCTTGATCAAGCAGGGCGGGGAAGAGGAGGTGTATTACATCTCCGGCGGTTTCCTCGAGGTTCAGCCGAACATGGTCAAGGTTCTTGCCGACACCGTGCAACGTGCTGCCGACCTGGACGAAGCCTCCGCTCAGGAAGCCGTTAAGGCTGCCGAGAAGGCCTTGCATGAGCGAGGCGCGGAATTCGATTACGGTTCTGCTGCCGCACGTCTGGCCGAGGCTGCAGCTCAGCTGCGCACCGTCCAGCAGATCCGCAAGAAGTTCGGCCACTAA
- the glmU gene encoding bifunctional UDP-N-acetylglucosamine diphosphorylase/glucosamine-1-phosphate N-acetyltransferase GlmU, which translates to MSLEIVILAAGQGTRMRSALPKVLHPVAGNSMLGHVIHSARQLDPQRIHVVIGHGAEVVRERLAADDLNFVLQDQQLGTGHAVAQAVPFIKADTVLILYGDVPLIEVETLQRLLKLAAPQQLGLLTVELDDPTGYGRIVRDATGKVTAIVEHKDTNDVERAITEGNTGILALPFERLGDWVSRLSNNNSQGEYYLTDVIAMAVSDGLVVATEHPHDTMEVQGANDRKQLAELERHYQLRAARRLMAQGVTLRDPARFDVRGEVTIGRDVLIDINVILEGKVVIEDDVVIGPNCVIKDSTLRKGVVIKANSHIEGAILGEGSDAGPFARLRPGTVLEARAHVGNFVELKNAHLGEGAKAGHLTYLGDAEIGARTNIGAGTITCNYDGANKWKTVLGEDVFIGSNNSLVAPVDISSGATTAAGSTITQNVDKAQLAVGRARQKNIEGWKRPEKIKKS; encoded by the coding sequence ATGTCTCTTGAAATCGTTATCCTCGCTGCCGGCCAAGGCACGCGCATGCGTTCGGCCTTGCCGAAAGTTCTGCACCCGGTTGCCGGTAATTCAATGCTTGGCCATGTTATCCACAGCGCCCGGCAACTTGATCCACAACGCATCCATGTGGTGATCGGCCATGGTGCCGAAGTGGTGCGCGAGCGTCTGGCCGCCGATGACCTGAATTTCGTCCTGCAGGATCAACAGCTGGGTACCGGACATGCAGTGGCCCAGGCTGTACCGTTCATCAAGGCCGACACCGTGTTGATTCTGTACGGTGACGTACCGCTGATCGAAGTCGAAACCCTGCAACGTCTGCTCAAGCTGGCTGCACCGCAGCAACTGGGCCTGTTGACTGTCGAGCTGGATGACCCGACGGGTTACGGCCGCATCGTCCGCGATGCCACCGGCAAGGTTACTGCCATCGTCGAGCATAAAGACACCAACGACGTCGAGCGTGCGATCACTGAGGGCAATACCGGCATTCTGGCGCTACCTTTCGAACGTCTGGGCGATTGGGTGAGTCGTCTCTCCAATAACAATTCCCAAGGCGAGTACTACCTGACCGACGTGATCGCCATGGCGGTCAGCGATGGTCTGGTGGTAGCCACCGAACACCCCCATGACACCATGGAAGTGCAGGGCGCCAACGATCGCAAGCAACTGGCCGAGCTTGAGCGTCACTATCAGTTGCGCGCAGCTCGTCGATTGATGGCTCAGGGCGTGACCCTGCGCGACCCGGCACGCTTCGATGTGCGTGGTGAGGTTACCATCGGCCGCGATGTGCTGATCGACATCAACGTGATCCTCGAAGGCAAAGTGGTCATTGAGGACGACGTGGTGATCGGCCCGAACTGCGTGATCAAGGACAGCACCCTGCGCAAAGGCGTAGTGATCAAAGCCAACAGCCATATCGAAGGCGCCATACTCGGTGAAGGCAGCGATGCCGGCCCGTTCGCCCGATTGCGTCCAGGCACAGTGCTGGAAGCTCGCGCGCATGTGGGTAACTTCGTTGAACTGAAGAACGCCCACCTGGGCGAGGGCGCCAAGGCCGGTCACTTGACGTACCTGGGCGACGCCGAGATCGGTGCGCGTACCAACATTGGCGCAGGCACCATCACCTGTAACTACGATGGCGCGAACAAGTGGAAAACCGTGCTGGGCGAAGATGTGTTCATCGGGTCCAACAACTCGTTGGTGGCGCCTGTGGATATCTCCTCGGGTGCGACTACGGCGGCCGGTTCGACCATTACCCAGAATGTGGACAAGGCTCAGTTGGCAGTGGGTCGGGCTCGGCAGAAGAACATCGAGGGCTGGAAGCGGCCGGAGAAGATCAAAAAGAGCTGA